A single region of the Hyphomicrobiales bacterium genome encodes:
- a CDS encoding DNA primase, which produces MAQSPHDLARRLGQSAEAVCRRYLSNGRRCGRYWLVGDIRNAPGRSTFVRLAGPETGRGAAGRWCDAATGEHGDLLDLIREACGVVDFREVVEEARRFLSLPHPEQPADRTAQPGTPEAARKLFAISRPIHGTLAQNYLCRRGIADLSGLSSLRFHPHCYYRPNGSAPTQTWPALIAAVTDLDGRLAGVHRTWLAPNGSSKAPIATPRRAMGDLLGHAVRFDAATDVLAAGEGIETVLSARCALPRMPMMAAGSAAHLGAILFPPTLRRLYILRDRDPAGSAACDKLSERAASFDIKAIVLSPRLRDFNEDLLHLGPTALRALLNRQLAPGDLGRFPTPAG; this is translated from the coding sequence ATGGCGCAATCCCCGCATGATCTGGCGCGCCGCCTCGGCCAGAGCGCCGAGGCGGTCTGTCGCCGCTATCTCTCAAACGGCCGCCGCTGCGGGCGCTATTGGCTGGTTGGTGACATCCGCAACGCGCCGGGCCGCTCGACCTTCGTCCGGCTAGCAGGGCCAGAGACCGGCCGAGGCGCCGCCGGCCGCTGGTGCGATGCCGCCACCGGCGAACATGGCGATTTACTCGACCTGATCCGCGAGGCATGCGGTGTCGTCGACTTCCGCGAGGTCGTCGAGGAAGCACGCCGCTTTCTCAGCCTGCCGCATCCGGAGCAGCCTGCCGATCGCACCGCTCAACCCGGCACGCCCGAGGCGGCTCGAAAGCTCTTCGCCATATCACGGCCAATCCACGGCACGCTGGCGCAAAACTATCTGTGCCGGCGTGGCATCGCCGATCTTTCAGGCTTGTCGAGCCTTCGCTTCCATCCGCATTGCTACTATCGCCCGAACGGGAGTGCGCCGACCCAGACCTGGCCGGCGCTTATCGCCGCCGTCACTGATCTCGACGGCCGGCTCGCCGGCGTGCACCGCACCTGGCTCGCGCCCAACGGTTCCAGCAAGGCACCGATCGCCACGCCGCGGCGGGCGATGGGCGATCTACTCGGCCATGCGGTCCGCTTCGACGCCGCCACCGACGTGCTCGCCGCCGGCGAGGGCATCGAGACGGTGCTCTCGGCGCGCTGCGCCCTGCCGCGCATGCCGATGATGGCAGCTGGCTCGGCCGCGCATCTCGGCGCCATCCTCTTCCCGCCGACGTTGCGGCGTCTCTATATACTACGCGACCGCGACCCGGCCGGCAGCGCGGCCTGTGATAAGCTGAGCGAACGGGCAGCGAGCTTCGACATCAAGGCGATCGTGCTTTCGCCCCGGCTCAGGGACTTCAACGAAGATTTGCTGCACCTCGGTCCGACCGCGCTCCGGGCATTGCTGAACCGTCAACTCGCGCCTGGGGATCTCGGCCGGTTCCCGACCCCGGCAGGATAA
- a CDS encoding conserved hypothetical protein (Evidence 4 : Unknown function but conserved in other organisms), whose product MNVAVLHDEVERLKAELAQTQEALAQSEEARRRLESIVSDLQREKFGARTEKLSAEQYHLPLEDVEIAQGVLDAAHEKAQRIIKGRSGDTNASHRRNRGHLPAHLPRVERIIEPKSRLCPCGCGEMARIGEDVSERLDVVPAQLRVLVTRRPKYACRRCSGTVVQAHAPEHVVPGGLPTEALIAQVIVAKFGDHLPFYRQAEIYARQGIRLDRATLGNWAGRACFHLRPIAECMRQHQAVADRLFMDETTAPVLDPGRGKVRKGFFWAVASDDRGHGGQGPPIVLFHYAPGRSGEHAERLLQGFRGQFLQVDAYEGYDRLARLERPQGPWQLVHCWTHWRRRFVKLVRNTKSPIAEVAIQQIAALYAIEATVRGAPPQLRLAARREHSAPIIAAFKPWLEKQLSMISSGSRLAEDIRYGLSHWEGLTRFLDDGRLELDTNPVENAIRPVCLTRKNALFAGHEVGAENWALLSSLVATCRLSDVNPVAWLAETLDAIISGHPQSAVKELMPWRFRKSSTPNP is encoded by the coding sequence ATGAACGTCGCCGTTCTCCATGACGAGGTCGAGCGTCTGAAAGCCGAGCTGGCGCAGACGCAGGAGGCTTTGGCTCAGTCCGAGGAAGCGCGGCGGCGGCTGGAGAGCATCGTCAGCGACCTCCAGCGGGAGAAGTTCGGCGCCCGGACCGAGAAGCTCTCCGCCGAGCAATATCATCTGCCGCTGGAGGACGTCGAAATCGCCCAGGGCGTGCTCGATGCCGCCCATGAGAAAGCGCAGCGGATCATCAAGGGCCGTTCGGGCGACACTAACGCTTCTCACCGACGCAACCGCGGTCACCTGCCGGCCCATCTGCCGCGGGTGGAGCGGATCATCGAGCCCAAGAGCAGGCTGTGCCCGTGCGGCTGCGGCGAAATGGCCAGGATCGGCGAGGACGTCAGCGAACGGCTGGACGTGGTCCCGGCGCAGTTGCGCGTGCTGGTCACGCGCCGCCCGAAATACGCCTGCCGCCGCTGCTCGGGCACAGTCGTCCAGGCCCATGCCCCCGAGCATGTGGTGCCGGGCGGCCTGCCGACCGAGGCGCTGATCGCCCAGGTCATCGTCGCCAAGTTCGGCGATCACTTGCCGTTTTACCGGCAGGCCGAGATCTATGCCCGTCAGGGCATCCGGCTGGATCGCGCGACATTGGGCAACTGGGCCGGCCGGGCCTGCTTCCATCTCAGGCCCATCGCCGAATGCATGCGTCAGCATCAGGCCGTGGCGGATCGCCTGTTCATGGATGAGACCACGGCGCCGGTGCTCGATCCGGGACGCGGGAAGGTCAGGAAGGGCTTCTTCTGGGCGGTCGCGTCCGATGATCGCGGTCATGGCGGCCAGGGACCACCCATCGTGCTGTTCCACTATGCGCCCGGACGCAGTGGCGAGCATGCCGAACGCTTGCTCCAGGGCTTCCGCGGGCAGTTCCTCCAGGTCGACGCCTATGAGGGCTACGATCGGCTTGCCCGCCTGGAGCGGCCGCAGGGACCATGGCAGCTCGTCCATTGCTGGACCCATTGGCGCCGCCGCTTCGTCAAGCTGGTGCGCAACACCAAATCGCCGATCGCCGAGGTGGCGATCCAGCAGATCGCAGCGCTCTACGCCATCGAGGCAACCGTGCGCGGGGCACCGCCGCAACTGCGACTCGCTGCCCGGCGGGAGCATTCCGCGCCGATCATCGCCGCCTTCAAGCCATGGCTCGAAAAGCAGCTGTCGATGATCTCCTCCGGCTCCAGGCTGGCCGAAGACATCCGGTATGGGCTCTCTCACTGGGAGGGGCTGACCCGCTTCCTCGACGATGGCCGCCTCGAGCTCGATACCAACCCGGTCGAAAATGCCATTCGGCCCGTGTGCCTGACCCGAAAAAACGCCCTGTTCGCGGGCCACGAGGTCGGAGCGGAAAACTGGGCGCTGCTGTCGTCCCTCGTCGCCACATGCAGGCTCAGCGACGTCAATCCCGTCGCCTGGCTCGCTGAAACCCTCGACGCCATCATCAGCGGTCACCCGCAAAGCGCCGTCAAAGAGCTCATGCCCTGGCGCTTCCGGAAATCCTCAACACCAAATCCGTAG
- a CDS encoding hypothetical protein (Evidence 5 : Unknown function), whose amino-acid sequence MVIVSASLVPYGFGVEDFRKRQGMSSLTALCG is encoded by the coding sequence GTGGTGATCGTAAGCGCCTCGCTGGTGCCCTACGGATTTGGTGTTGAGGATTTCCGGAAGCGCCAGGGCATGAGCTCTTTGACGGCGCTTTGCGGGTGA
- a CDS encoding hypothetical protein (Evidence 5 : Unknown function) produces the protein MNKEAGRAFAARAVSETRRCPAGSARRGMSVGSLAASAAGAGPDQAVGLAVLVVEEVGEDRGGEAGIVELQPEIVAAFAGALGPGGADLGAADEDAMAGGILAGGAGLGYDADAFGLDAEGDDVAGELVGGGLLEGADGGHGGSP, from the coding sequence ATGAATAAGGAAGCCGGGCGCGCATTCGCCGCCCGGGCTGTCTCTGAGACGCGGCGATGCCCCGCCGGAAGCGCCCGGCGGGGCATGTCGGTCGGCTCACTCGCCGCTTCGGCGGCTGGGGCGGGACCAGATCAGGCTGTAGGTCTCGCCGTCCTCGTCGTCGAAGAGGTTGGCGAAGATCGGGGCGGTGAAGCTGGGATCGTCGAGCTTCAACCCGAGATAGTCGCGGCCTTCGCCGGAGCGCTTGGACCAGGCGGCGCCGATCTCGGCGCGGCCGACGAAGACGCGATGGCTGGGGGCATTCTCGCCGGTGGCGCGGGTCTCGGGTACGATGCGGACGCCTTTGGCCTGGACGCTGAGGGTGACGATGTCGCCGGCGAACTCGTTGGTGGCGGTCTGCTTGAAGGTGCCGATGGTGGCCATGGTGGTTCTCCTTGA
- a CDS encoding hypothetical protein (Evidence 5 : Unknown function): MLRPFDASKPCSPRPSGTVERRRELELPPFYRRSRHRDRHRVFGRRWRSPTGSAPLGRRAARLGAVRRTRRGNQSRYHHHYHRHERVGRSTESGIDDYRSSGPLKAIATGVIIIPVGLRQVKQEQPVETRPARRSSGAARTRQERAGSWRAPMPVLLNPSSAASFSLVPPVAHPETASSMG, translated from the coding sequence GTGCTACGACCCTTCGACGCCTCGAAGCCCTGCTCGCCGAGGCCGAGCGGCACCGTGGAAAGGAGAAGGGAGCTTGAGCTCCCTCCATTCTACCGCCGGTCGCGCCATCGCGACCGGCATCGTGTGTTCGGTCGGCGATGGCGATCCCCCACCGGAAGTGCCCCGCTGGGCAGGCGTGCTGCTCGCCTTGGCGCTGTCAGGCGAACGCGGCGTGGCAACCAATCACGTTATCATCACCATTATCATCGTCATGAAAGGGTGGGCAGGTCGACGGAGAGCGGGATCGACGATTACCGCTCATCCGGGCCACTCAAGGCGATTGCCACTGGCGTCATCATCATCCCGGTCGGCCTGAGACAGGTGAAGCAGGAGCAGCCCGTCGAAACGCGGCCGGCACGACGATCAAGCGGCGCAGCCCGGACGCGGCAAGAACGAGCAGGCAGCTGGCGAGCCCCGATGCCAGTTCTCTTGAACCCGTCGAGCGCAGCCAGTTTCTCCTTGGTCCCGCCAGTCGCGCACCCCGAAACGGCCTCTTCAATGGGCTGA
- a CDS encoding hypothetical protein (Evidence 5 : Unknown function), whose amino-acid sequence MLLPGRRRPEMHRCEQFNLIYFEERQFILMQGDFMCGSMLACVVCGNGRGRRWGNGKAVDHQRRGTAERGRSDRGRHAGTGGTATETRAGDRRPSRLVRSGSSSRPGME is encoded by the coding sequence TTGCTCTTGCCAGGCAGGCGTCGTCCGGAGATGCACAGGTGTGAGCAATTTAACTTAATTTATTTCGAAGAGAGACAATTCATTTTGATGCAGGGTGATTTCATGTGTGGCAGCATGCTCGCGTGCGTCGTCTGTGGCAACGGACGGGGACGAAGGTGGGGGAATGGCAAAGCGGTCGATCATCAGCGACGTGGAACTGCTGAAAGGGGCAGAAGCGATCGCGGCCGACATGCAGGGACCGGAGGGACGGCGACTGAAACTCGCGCGGGTGATCGACGTCCATCTCGACTGGTTCGATCAGGCTCGTCGTCGCGGCCTGGAATGGAATGA
- a CDS encoding conserved hypothetical protein (Evidence 4 : Unknown function but conserved in other organisms), with product MATIGTFKQTATNEFAGDIVTLSVQAKGVRIVPETRATGENAPSHRVFVGRAEIGAAWSKRSGEGRDYLGLKLDDPSFTAPIFANLFDDEDGETYSLIWSRPSRRSGE from the coding sequence ATGGCCACCATCGGCACCTTCAAGCAGACCGCCACCAACGAGTTCGCCGGCGACATCGTCACCCTCAGCGTCCAGGCCAAAGGCGTCCGCATCGTACCCGAGACCCGCGCCACCGGCGAGAATGCCCCCAGCCATCGCGTCTTCGTCGGCCGCGCCGAGATCGGCGCCGCCTGGTCCAAGCGCTCCGGCGAAGGCCGCGACTATCTCGGGTTGAAGCTCGACGATCCCAGCTTCACCGCCCCGATCTTCGCCAACCTCTTCGACGACGAGGACGGCGAGACCTACAGCCTGATCTGGTCCCGCCCCAGCCGCCGAAGCGGCGAGTGA
- a CDS encoding hypothetical protein (Evidence 5 : Unknown function), with protein MRLPAPPRSRRRVTPLFALVVPKARSDLTKMIRGTGDVKGPRRPVSGMDNIVSIRTDKPNRLIIGDWLRAYRHGIPFRPCVTSDMINRLQQYSRVGIADGVFHPQCAAQHEPDKVRGRTDVRDGSGLGERLPAPVMEVQAMTMQVLEARRDTSGGYKVDVGRGERIGRVSSEWFSRPADERYLSLSELYESVRERTERSRTRTVESAAIRVEASRSDPERLTLMLPGANAPVAPTHWSFGQLASLVGAPASYLRQLPAPLAAINLQYGLTSHRAEQVKTLEIADGRVELRAATGPDYGRIFDHELVAAVQRIAGNGTGDTRWKVPGVLDWSTGIYHPSVDITQDTTTLYASDRDVFVFLVDDMNPIEAGRLPDGSPDLYFRGFYCWNSEVGAKTLGMASFYLRAVCQNRNLWGVEDFEEITIRHSKYAASRFAHEAAPALTRFANSSPMPFVNGIKAAREKIVAKSDEDRSDFLRKRGFSKAETAKIIETVLADEGRPPESVFDFVQGITAVARDKTHQDARLDLEGRAKKLLDQAR; from the coding sequence ATGCGGCTCCCGGCGCCGCCGCGAAGCCGGCGTCGGGTGACGCCGCTATTCGCGCTGGTGGTGCCTAAGGCACGGTCAGACCTCACAAAGATGATCCGAGGCACCGGCGACGTCAAGGGTCCCAGGCGCCCCGTTTCCGGAATGGATAACATTGTGTCAATCAGAACGGATAAACCAAACCGTCTGATCATCGGCGATTGGTTGCGCGCCTATCGTCATGGGATACCTTTTCGCCCCTGCGTGACCTCGGACATGATCAACCGACTTCAGCAGTATAGCAGGGTCGGCATTGCCGATGGCGTCTTTCATCCTCAATGTGCCGCGCAGCATGAGCCGGACAAAGTGAGAGGTCGGACGGACGTCCGCGACGGGTCAGGGCTGGGAGAGAGGCTCCCGGCGCCCGTCATGGAGGTTCAAGCCATGACCATGCAGGTGCTCGAAGCCCGTCGCGATACGAGCGGCGGCTACAAAGTGGATGTCGGCCGCGGCGAGCGGATCGGCCGCGTCTCGTCGGAATGGTTCTCGCGGCCGGCGGATGAGCGCTATCTGTCGCTTTCGGAACTCTATGAGAGTGTTCGCGAGCGGACCGAGCGCAGCCGGACCCGAACGGTCGAAAGCGCCGCGATCCGGGTCGAGGCCAGCCGGAGCGATCCGGAACGGCTGACGCTGATGCTGCCGGGTGCCAATGCGCCGGTCGCGCCGACGCATTGGAGCTTTGGCCAGCTCGCGAGCCTTGTCGGTGCTCCGGCCTCCTATCTGCGTCAGCTCCCGGCACCGCTCGCCGCGATCAATCTGCAATATGGCCTGACCTCGCATCGCGCCGAGCAGGTCAAGACGCTGGAGATCGCAGACGGCCGCGTCGAGCTGCGCGCCGCCACCGGGCCGGACTACGGCCGGATCTTCGACCATGAATTGGTCGCGGCCGTGCAGCGCATCGCCGGCAACGGCACCGGCGACACGCGCTGGAAAGTGCCGGGTGTGCTCGACTGGTCGACCGGCATCTACCATCCCAGCGTCGACATCACCCAGGACACGACGACGCTCTACGCTTCGGACCGGGACGTCTTCGTCTTCCTGGTCGACGATATGAACCCGATCGAGGCCGGGCGCTTGCCCGACGGTTCTCCGGATCTCTATTTCCGCGGATTCTACTGCTGGAACTCCGAGGTCGGCGCCAAGACGCTCGGCATGGCGAGCTTCTACCTGCGCGCCGTCTGCCAGAACCGCAATCTCTGGGGCGTCGAGGATTTCGAGGAGATCACGATCCGCCATTCCAAATACGCCGCCTCGCGCTTCGCGCATGAGGCTGCTCCGGCGCTGACGCGTTTCGCAAACTCTTCGCCCATGCCCTTCGTCAACGGCATCAAGGCGGCGCGGGAGAAGATCGTGGCGAAATCTGACGAGGACCGCAGCGATTTCCTGCGCAAGCGCGGCTTCTCCAAAGCCGAAACGGCGAAGATCATCGAGACAGTTCTGGCCGATGAGGGGCGCCCGCCGGAGAGCGTTTTCGATTTCGTGCAGGGCATCACGGCTGTCGCGCGCGACAAGACCCATCAGGACGCCCGGCTCGACCTGGAAGGCCGGGCCAAGAAACTGCTCGACCAGGCGCGCTGA
- a CDS encoding Chromosome partitioning protein, ParB family gives MAAAKKLTLSRSRDIPFDRLVLSQANVRKIKAGVSVEELAEDIARRGLLQGLSVRAVTDQTGAETGLFEIPAGGRRYRALELLVKQKRLAKTAPIPCIVREGGLAEEDSLAENLQRAPLHALDQFRAFLTLREKGQSEEEIAAAFFVSVNVVKQRLKLAAVSPALLDIYAEDGMTLDQLMAFAVSGDHERQEQVYERLQHSHDKQPYAIRRMLTEGAVRASDKRAQFIGIDAYEAAGGTILRDLFQGDDGGWLQDVALVDRMVAEKLKGDSEAIAAEGWRWVEVAPEFAYGHNFGLRRLRGETVALTAEEEANRDAFQAEYDKLSDAYSVADELPDEVDDRLGELETALEAFENRPVAFDPAENARAGAFVSIAHDGRLQVERGYVRPEDEELVEQDADDIEVNTVRAAAAQRGGDATVAVEIEEADPDPEEDEGLSPISDRLLTELTSHRTLALRHALGERPDVAFVAALHALTLKTFYRYASDSCLELDLKSVAFSAQAPGLNDSASAEAIRVRHESWANALPKDADDLWDALQGWDGNSQAGLFAHIVSLSVNAVHEPWNRRPRALAHADRLAGAVALDMATAGWRPTVDNFLGRVTKARILEAVAEAKDQRTAERIAHLKKGDMAAEAETLLAETGWLPEPLRTPGSAAGADSAGDRDTDAANTPVHIAAE, from the coding sequence ATGGCTGCTGCGAAGAAGCTCACCCTGTCGCGCTCGCGCGACATTCCTTTCGACAGGCTGGTTTTGAGCCAGGCGAATGTCCGGAAGATCAAGGCCGGCGTCTCGGTCGAAGAACTGGCCGAGGACATCGCCCGCCGCGGCCTGCTTCAGGGTCTCAGCGTCCGGGCCGTCACTGACCAGACCGGTGCCGAAACCGGCCTGTTCGAGATCCCGGCCGGTGGCCGGCGTTACCGGGCGCTCGAACTCCTGGTGAAGCAAAAGCGACTGGCCAAGACCGCGCCCATCCCCTGTATCGTCCGCGAGGGTGGTCTCGCCGAGGAGGATTCGCTGGCCGAGAACCTCCAGCGTGCGCCGTTGCACGCGCTCGATCAGTTCCGGGCTTTTCTGACGCTACGCGAGAAAGGCCAGTCCGAGGAAGAGATCGCGGCGGCTTTCTTCGTCTCGGTCAACGTCGTGAAGCAGAGGCTGAAGCTCGCCGCCGTCTCGCCAGCCCTGCTCGACATTTATGCCGAGGACGGCATGACGCTCGATCAGCTTATGGCCTTCGCCGTGTCGGGCGATCATGAGCGGCAGGAGCAGGTCTACGAGCGGCTCCAGCATTCCCACGACAAGCAGCCCTATGCCATCCGACGTATGCTGACAGAAGGTGCGGTCCGCGCCTCCGACAAGCGGGCGCAGTTCATCGGCATCGACGCCTACGAGGCGGCGGGCGGCACGATCCTGCGCGACCTGTTTCAGGGCGACGACGGCGGTTGGCTGCAGGATGTCGCGCTCGTCGACCGCATGGTCGCCGAGAAGTTGAAAGGCGATTCCGAGGCCATCGCCGCTGAGGGCTGGAGATGGGTCGAGGTCGCGCCGGAATTCGCCTATGGTCACAATTTCGGCCTGCGCCGGCTGCGCGGCGAGACCGTCGCACTCACAGCCGAGGAGGAAGCGAACCGCGACGCTTTTCAGGCCGAATACGATAAACTCTCCGACGCGTACTCAGTTGCAGACGAGTTGCCCGACGAGGTCGACGATCGACTCGGTGAACTGGAGACCGCGCTCGAAGCGTTCGAAAACAGGCCGGTCGCCTTCGATCCGGCCGAGAACGCCCGCGCCGGCGCCTTTGTCAGCATCGCCCATGACGGGCGCCTGCAGGTCGAGCGCGGTTATGTCCGTCCGGAGGACGAGGAGCTGGTCGAACAGGACGCTGACGACATCGAGGTGAACACCGTTCGGGCTGCCGCCGCTCAACGCGGCGGCGACGCTACCGTCGCCGTCGAAATCGAGGAGGCGGACCCGGACCCGGAAGAGGACGAAGGCCTTTCGCCGATCTCGGATCGGCTCCTGACCGAACTGACCTCGCATCGTACACTCGCCTTGCGCCATGCGCTCGGCGAACGCCCGGATGTTGCCTTCGTCGCCGCCCTGCACGCGCTGACCCTCAAGACTTTCTACCGCTACGCCTCGGACAGCTGCCTCGAACTCGACCTGAAGAGTGTCGCCTTCAGTGCTCAGGCGCCGGGGCTGAACGACAGTGCTTCGGCTGAAGCGATCCGCGTGCGGCACGAGAGCTGGGCCAATGCACTCCCGAAAGATGCAGACGATCTTTGGGATGCACTGCAGGGCTGGGACGGCAACAGCCAGGCGGGGCTGTTCGCCCATATCGTCAGCTTGTCGGTCAATGCCGTGCACGAACCCTGGAACCGCCGGCCACGGGCGCTCGCCCATGCCGACCGTCTTGCCGGCGCCGTCGCCCTCGACATGGCGACAGCGGGCTGGCGACCGACCGTGGACAACTTCCTCGGCCGGGTGACGAAGGCGCGCATCCTGGAGGCCGTGGCGGAAGCGAAGGATCAGCGCACCGCCGAGCGGATCGCGCATCTGAAGAAGGGCGACATGGCGGCAGAGGCCGAAACCCTGCTGGCCGAGACCGGTTGGCTGCCAGAACCGCTACGCACGCCGGGTTCCGCTGCTGGCGCGGACAGCGCCGGTGATCGCGATACGGACGCTGCGAACACTCCGGTGCACATCGCGGCGGAATGA
- a CDS encoding hypothetical protein (Evidence 5 : Unknown function) produces the protein MHPHPQGACYDPSTPRSPARRGRAAPWKGEGSLSSLHSTAGRAIATGIVCSVGDGDPPPEVPRWAGVLLALALSGERGVATNHVIITIIIVMKGWAGRRRAGSTITAHPGHSRRLPLASSSSRSA, from the coding sequence TTGCATCCTCACCCGCAGGGAGCGTGCTACGACCCTTCGACGCCTCGAAGCCCTGCTCGCCGAGGCCGAGCGGCACCGTGGAAAGGAGAAGGGAGCTTGAGCTCCCTCCATTCTACCGCCGGTCGCGCCATCGCGACCGGCATCGTGTGTTCGGTCGGCGATGGCGATCCCCCACCGGAAGTGCCCCGCTGGGCAGGCGTGCTGCTCGCCTTGGCGCTGTCAGGCGAACGCGGCGTGGCAACCAATCACGTTATCATCACCATTATCATCGTCATGAAAGGGTGGGCAGGTCGACGGAGAGCGGGATCGACGATTACCGCTCATCCGGGCCACTCAAGGCGATTGCCACTGGCGTCATCATCATCCCGGTCGGCCTGA
- a CDS encoding hypothetical protein (Evidence 5 : Unknown function), whose protein sequence is MKEAGGLAAALCGHAGFYVGKVRAPAFERAIGLTSRPARQWPRPTIFRRAGRPALSIARQNRRPWPSRPSRGEACQSVRPVGFPSP, encoded by the coding sequence GTGAAGGAGGCGGGTGGTTTGGCCGCCGCGCTCTGTGGCCATGCGGGCTTCTACGTCGGAAAAGTCCGCGCCCCGGCCTTCGAGAGGGCGATCGGGCTCACAAGCCGGCCGGCCCGGCAATGGCCGCGGCCGACGATTTTCCGGCGCGCGGGCAGACCCGCGCTTTCCATCGCGAGACAAAATCGCCGGCCTTGGCCATCGAGGCCCTCGCGCGGCGAGGCCTGCCAGTCCGTCCGGCCCGTGGGCTTTCCGTCGCCGTGA
- a CDS encoding conserved hypothetical protein (Evidence 4 : Unknown function but conserved in other organisms), with the protein MAKRSIISDVELLKGAEAIAADMQGPEGRRLKLARVIDVHLDWFDQARRRGLEWNDIVALLFRAGATRSDGRPLSRGHLQSLVWRKQRAERQPTEAKPTRSEAAPVILKRTARSLAAGKSIKPALGRKPQPAEGTLAFSGALPKPLAGSADRDGVPSAQPEGNALLAYMKRAARLRRDE; encoded by the coding sequence ATGGCAAAGCGGTCGATCATCAGCGACGTGGAACTGCTGAAAGGGGCAGAAGCGATCGCGGCCGACATGCAGGGACCGGAGGGACGGCGACTGAAACTCGCGCGGGTGATCGACGTCCATCTCGACTGGTTCGATCAGGCTCGTCGTCGCGGCCTGGAATGGAATGACATCGTCGCGTTGCTGTTCCGTGCTGGAGCGACCCGAAGCGATGGCCGCCCGCTGTCGCGGGGACATCTGCAATCGCTGGTCTGGCGCAAGCAACGTGCGGAGCGGCAGCCCACGGAGGCGAAGCCGACGCGCAGTGAGGCCGCACCGGTGATCTTGAAACGGACGGCTCGATCGCTTGCGGCGGGCAAGAGCATCAAGCCCGCGCTTGGACGAAAGCCGCAGCCTGCGGAGGGAACGCTGGCTTTTTCAGGGGCTCTGCCGAAACCGCTCGCCGGCAGCGCAGATCGCGATGGAGTTCCCTCCGCGCAGCCGGAAGGCAATGCGCTGCTTGCCTATATGAAGCGGGCTGCCCGTCTGCGGCGGGATGAATAA
- a CDS encoding conserved hypothetical protein (Evidence 4 : Unknown function but conserved in other organisms) has translation MTSEPDHHEPDSSSPTAHVLTGLQLYGYRPQGDQPDPRPLPDEADLAGAVSEIFDALAGTLGETSLEPELDDLLWSAVQLFHRAAARIERELDRNEQAQRQLGAEQDGSEVQSVALERLLAGGQGLIDRRDAFETMRDEAAAHYERHAGTPWRPRTGSMANRRTLTSALIDSRDFLMARKRAEREVLLPPGPKIAFTGGLDCNDHRLIWDSLDRVHAKYPDMVLLHGKSPKGAERIAACWADQRKVPQIGFAPDWSRHGRAAPFRRNDAMLDILPVGVIVFPGTGIQDNLADKAKKLGIPVWRFAGA, from the coding sequence ATGACCAGCGAGCCGGACCACCATGAACCTGACAGCTCATCCCCGACCGCACATGTCCTGACCGGCCTGCAACTCTACGGCTATCGCCCGCAGGGCGATCAACCCGATCCTCGTCCGCTGCCGGACGAAGCGGATCTCGCCGGGGCCGTCTCCGAAATCTTCGATGCTCTTGCCGGCACGCTCGGCGAGACCAGCCTCGAACCGGAGCTCGATGACCTGCTCTGGTCGGCCGTGCAGCTCTTCCATCGCGCCGCCGCCCGGATCGAGCGCGAACTCGACCGCAACGAGCAGGCCCAGCGTCAGCTCGGCGCCGAGCAGGATGGCAGCGAGGTGCAATCGGTCGCGCTCGAACGCCTGCTCGCCGGAGGACAGGGCCTGATCGACCGGCGCGACGCCTTCGAGACCATGCGCGACGAGGCCGCGGCTCATTACGAGCGCCATGCCGGCACGCCCTGGCGCCCGCGCACCGGCTCGATGGCCAACCGACGGACCCTGACCTCGGCGCTGATCGACAGCCGCGATTTCCTGATGGCGAGGAAGCGCGCCGAACGGGAGGTGCTTCTGCCTCCCGGCCCGAAGATCGCTTTCACCGGTGGGCTCGACTGCAACGACCATCGGCTGATCTGGGACAGCCTCGACCGCGTCCACGCCAAATACCCCGACATGGTGCTGCTGCATGGCAAGTCGCCGAAGGGCGCCGAGAGGATCGCCGCCTGCTGGGCGGATCAGCGCAAGGTGCCGCAGATCGGCTTCGCCCCCGACTGGAGCCGGCATGGCCGGGCCGCGCCCTTCCGGCGCAACGATGCTATGCTGGACATCCTCCCGGTCGGGGTCATCGTCTTCCCCGGCACCGGCATCCAGGACAATCTGGCCGACAAGGCGAAAAAGCTCGGCATTCCGGTCTGGCGCTTCGCCGGCGCCTGA